A region of the Exiguobacterium aurantiacum DSM 6208 genome:
GATGAACGATTGGAACGCCTTCACCGTCGCACCGACGTCGACGTTCGACCCTCTGCCGCCGCTCTCGATGTCGGCGATCATCTCTTCAATCTGCTCCATCGCAGAGAACATCGTATCGAGCAACAGTTGGTTGCTTTCTTTCTTTCCGCCTCGAACGAGGTCGAGCGCGCTCTCCATCTCGTGCGTCAAGTTGGCGACATGTTCATAGCCCATCGTCGCCGACATCCCTTTAAGTGTATGCGCCGAGCGGAAAATCTCTTGGACCGCCTCAAAACTTCCCGTCTGTTCGAGCTTCAACAACTGCGTGTTGACCGACTGGATATGCTCTTGTGCCTCATCTAAAAACAACCCTAAGTATTCGTTCACGTCCATCTATATTGCCTCCCTGTCGTTAGACTCGGTTCCACTGGCGTCGTAAGTTCCCGACTAAGCGATCCATGAAGTGACGCGGCCTAGGTGGCGTCCCGGTGAGCGTCGTCAATACACGCTCGAGTCGCCAGCTGATATCACTTTTTCGGTCGAATTCATAAAACGGGACTTGGGCGATGACCGCTTTTCTGACAGACGGGTCATCGGGTAGAAAGCCGAGGAATCGAATCGATTTATTTAAAAATTGCTTACATGCGACTTCCATTCGTTCAAAACATTGAAGCGCCTCGTCCCCGGACTGGGCACGATTGACGATGACCCCGAGCGGTAAATCAGGATATTGCTGATGGACGAGTTTCGTATACGCGTAACCGTCCATGAGCGAAGTTGGCTCCGGCGTCAAAATCAAGAACATCTCATCGCATCCGGCGATGAACTGAAGTGACGTGTCGGTCGCCCCCGCTCCCATGTCAAACAAGACATAGTCATAGTCGGTCAACACTTCAAGTTCGCGCATTAAAAATTGCATGTCGCTGTCTGAGAATTGGACTAACGCATCGAGTCCGCTTCCCCCATGTAATATATCGACACCATGGACGTCTTTCTGAACAGAGGAGACGAGCGGAATCCGAGCTTTCACAGAATCGACCATCGTTCTTGAACGTGACGCGTTCAAGAGGATGTGTACGTTCGCCATGCCAAGGTCGAGGTCGACGATCAAGACGCGTTTACCGAGTTCGACGAGCCCGATCGCTGTGTTGACACAGACGTTCGTCTTCCCGACCCCGCCTTTGCCGCTAGCGAAGGCGATGGTCGTCGGTGCGCTATCCGTTTTTGCCCTTAGACGCCTTGCTTGGTCCATCGCGGCCACCCTTCTTTCTGAAGCATCTTCCGTGTCAATCGTTCCGGTGTGCCTTCGACGAGGTCGTCCGGCACTTCCTGTCCGTCCGTCAACCAGGCGACCGGAAGACCGCTGTCACGGACGAGTTTATACATGGCATGGATGTCGCTCGTCTCATCCGCTTTCGTAAAGATGAGGGACCCGAGCGGCAATTGCTCGAACTGGCTATAAATCATCTCCATATCTTTCAACTTGGATGTCAAACTGAGGACGAGCGACAAGTTCGTCTCTGAAAAGTCGTGATGCTGGTGGAACTGTTCGACGTACGCCTCGTCGCGGAAATTGCGCCCGGCGGTATCGATCAAGACGATGTCTTTCCTTGCGAACAGTTGCTTCGCCCGTTTGAAGTCATCGAAGTCGTACGCCACTTCGACCGGGATGTTCAAAATCTCGGCGTACGTCTTGAGCTGCTCGATGGCGGCGATTCGATACGTGTCGGTCGTGATCAATCCGACCGTCTTGCCTTCATCGAGCTTATAATGAGCGGCCAGTTTCGCGAGCGTCGTCGTCTTGCCGACACCGGTCGGCCCGACGAGCATGACGTAGCGTAGCGTATCCGGGACTGGCGGGAAGGCCCGTTCAATCTGGTCGTGAACGAACTGTTCGACGGCCTCGATCGACTTCGTCGTGTAAAACAGTTCATTGAGCTGTTCTTCCCATGCCGTCCCTTGAAACGATTCCGTTGAAAGCAACGTCTCGATGTGCTCCATCCCCTGCGGTAAACGCCGGGGGACAGATAATACCGGTGCTGCGTCAGGTGCCGGCTTCTGATTTCGTGCCTCTGGCGCGGTCGGACGTTTCACCGCGATTGCTTCCGTCCGCGGCTTCGTGTGGAGCGGCGCTTTTTCGAGCGCGGCGATAACTTCGACTTGTTTCGAAGCGAACAACCCGAACCATCCCGTCTTCACTTGACGGGAGTTCAAGATGACGGCCTCGTCGCCGAGTTCTTGCTTCACTTTCGCCATCGCCTCGCTCATCGTCTTACCGGTAAACTTTTTGATCTGCATTTAAATCACCCCAATACTTTTCACTTCGACCGAACTGAGCAGTTCGTTATAGGCGAGCACCGGTACGTCCGGATAGTAACGCTCGAGCAGTTGTCTGACGAATAAACGAATCGTCGGAGAACAGAGGATGACGGCCGAGGCGCCGTAGCGTTCGAACATCGATAGCTGTTCGCCCGAACGTTCGATGATCTCGCGCGCTTGATCGGGATCAAGCGCCAAATAATTCCCGAACTCCGTTTTCTGGACAGCGTCTTGAATGAGTTGTTCCGTCTGTCCTCCGAGCGTGACGACGTACAACGGTCCGTCCGGTGGGCTGACTTGGTCCGTCAGTTGACGGGACAGTCCTTGACGACAGTATTCCCCAAGAATCTCGGCATCTTTCGTCACTTTGCCGTAGTCGGCCATCGTCTCAAACAAGAGCGGCAAATTGCGAATCGAGACGTGCTCTTTCAATAGATGGCGGAGCACTTTTTGAATGTCCCCGATGGATAAGACGGCCGGCGTGACGTCTTCGACGAGTACCGGGTGCGTCTCTTTCAAATGTTCGACAAGTTGTTTCGTCTCTTCCCGACCGAGCAGATCGGCAGCATGTTTCTTGAGCGTCTCCGTCAAGTGTGTCGCCACGACTGACGGCGGGTCGACGACCGTGTACCCGCTCATCTCGGCACGAGCACGCGTCTCTTCATCAATCCATAACGCCGGGAGACCGAATGCCGGTTCGGTCGTCTCGATGCCGTACACTTCGGGGTCTTCGATTCCTGGGCTCATCGCCAAGTAGTGATCGAGTAACAGTTCCCCTTCGGCGACGACGTTGCCTTTCACTTTAATCCGATACGCGTTCGGCGACAGTTGCAAATGGTCACGGATTCGGACCGTCGGCAAGATGAAACCGAGTTCAAGCGCGAGCTGACGACGAATCATGACGACGCGATCGAGCAAGTCACCGCCTTGCGATTCATCGGCAAGCGGGATCAATCCGTATCCGAACTCGAACTCGATCGCATCGATTTGTAGGAGCGAGACGACCGTCTCCGTCGGTGCGGCCGGTTCTTCGTCGGGCAAAGGTTGTTCGATGGCCCGTTTTATATTCCGCCGCATCGCATACGCACCGTAAAAAGCGACACCGGCGATGAGGAGTGTCACCGGAAGCAGGCTCGGTGAAATGATACCGAGCATAATGACGATTGACCCTGCGATGTAAAGCAACGTCGGATTCTGTCCGAGCTGGTCGACGACGTCTTCGCCTAGATTGCCGTCCGAGACGGCACGGGTGACGATAATACCGGTCGCCGTCGAGATGAGGAGCGCCGGGATCTGTCCGACGAGGCCGTCCCCGATCGTCATGAGCGAGAACGTTTGAAACGCCTGTCCGACCGGGAGTCCCATTTGGACACTCCCGATGATGATCCCGAAGATCAAGTTGATGACGACGATGATGATACCGGCGATGGCATCTCCTTTGACGAACTTCGAGGCCCCGTCCATCGACCCGTAAAAGTCGGCCTCACTTTGAATCTTTTTGCGACGGATTTGAGCTTGCTTGTCATCGATCAGACCCGAGTTCAAATCGGCATCGATCGCCATCTGTTTCCCTGGCATCGCATCAAGCGTGAAGCGGGCCGATACTTCCGAGACCCGTTCCGCACCTTTTGTGATGACGACGAATTGGATGATGACGAGGATGAGGAAGACGACGAATCCGACGAGTACGTTCCCGCCGACGACGAAGTTACCGAACGTGGCGATGACTTCTCCACCGTAGCCGTTCGATAAAATCGAGCGGGTCGTCGATACGTTCAATCCAAGTCGGAACAACGTCACGATCAGTAAGAGCGACGGGAAGACCGAGAAATCGAGCGCTTCCCGCGCGTTCATGGCCACGAGCAAGATGAGCAGGGCAATCAATATATTGACAATGATCAGAAAATCTAACATGAATCCCGGTAACGGGATGACGAGCATGACGACGATCATGAGAACGCCAATCAATACCGCGAAATCTTTAGCTTTTACAGCCAACACATACTCCTCCTCAAGACGGTTGTTTCAGTTGGTAGACGAACGCGAGTACTTCGGCGATCGCTTGATAAAATGACTCGTCGACGACTTCCCCGATCTCCATTTGCGCATACAAGGCGCGGGCGAGCGGTTTATTCTCGACAATCGGGATTTTGTGCTCTTTTGCCACATCGCGAATGTGGAACGCGACGCGGTCGACTCCTTTGGCGACGACGAGCGGTGCGAAGTCTTTTTGGTCGTCGTAACGGATAACGACGGCAAAATGGGTCGGGTTCGTGATGACGACGTCGGCGTTTGGAATCTCTTGCATCATGCGGCGCATCGCCATCTCCCGCTGTTGTTGCTTGATTTTCGACTTGATGAGCGGGTCACCTTCACTGTTCTTATACTCATCTTTAATGTCTTGCTTGGACATCCGAATCGATTTTTCAAAGTCAAACCGTTGATAGAAAAAGTCGAACAGTGCGAGTGCGAGCAAAGCAACGCTCACCCAAAGTCCGAGCTCGATCGTGATGCTCGCGAGCGCGACGATCGATTCCCGGACGTGTTCGACAGCCATACGGGACAGCTTGTCTTGGTTTTGCCAAAGGACGG
Encoded here:
- a CDS encoding MinD/ParA family protein — translated: MDQARRLRAKTDSAPTTIAFASGKGGVGKTNVCVNTAIGLVELGKRVLIVDLDLGMANVHILLNASRSRTMVDSVKARIPLVSSVQKDVHGVDILHGGSGLDALVQFSDSDMQFLMRELEVLTDYDYVLFDMGAGATDTSLQFIAGCDEMFLILTPEPTSLMDGYAYTKLVHQQYPDLPLGVIVNRAQSGDEALQCFERMEVACKQFLNKSIRFLGFLPDDPSVRKAVIAQVPFYEFDRKSDISWRLERVLTTLTGTPPRPRHFMDRLVGNLRRQWNRV
- the flhA gene encoding flagellar biosynthesis protein FlhA, encoding MLAVKAKDFAVLIGVLMIVVMLVIPLPGFMLDFLIIVNILIALLILLVAMNAREALDFSVFPSLLLIVTLFRLGLNVSTTRSILSNGYGGEVIATFGNFVVGGNVLVGFVVFLILVIIQFVVITKGAERVSEVSARFTLDAMPGKQMAIDADLNSGLIDDKQAQIRRKKIQSEADFYGSMDGASKFVKGDAIAGIIIVVINLIFGIIIGSVQMGLPVGQAFQTFSLMTIGDGLVGQIPALLISTATGIIVTRAVSDGNLGEDVVDQLGQNPTLLYIAGSIVIMLGIISPSLLPVTLLIAGVAFYGAYAMRRNIKRAIEQPLPDEEPAAPTETVVSLLQIDAIEFEFGYGLIPLADESQGGDLLDRVVMIRRQLALELGFILPTVRIRDHLQLSPNAYRIKVKGNVVAEGELLLDHYLAMSPGIEDPEVYGIETTEPAFGLPALWIDEETRARAEMSGYTVVDPPSVVATHLTETLKKHAADLLGREETKQLVEHLKETHPVLVEDVTPAVLSIGDIQKVLRHLLKEHVSIRNLPLLFETMADYGKVTKDAEILGEYCRQGLSRQLTDQVSPPDGPLYVVTLGGQTEQLIQDAVQKTEFGNYLALDPDQAREIIERSGEQLSMFERYGASAVILCSPTIRLFVRQLLERYYPDVPVLAYNELLSSVEVKSIGVI
- the flhB gene encoding flagellar biosynthesis protein FlhB; the encoded protein is MKPLYPLSVDLQFFAGEKTEKATPRKRQDSRKKGQVAKSADLTGAFALFAMFLMLSFLGPYIGKQLFTLTKDLLGPNYLLTDLSNGMAGMLVYLLFRVGLILAPFFIVAVVFGVLVNYFQIGPLFSTEAIQPKLERIDPLKGVKRIVSMKAVVEFLKSLFKLLMILTTAVTVLWQNQDKLSRMAVEHVRESIVALASITIELGLWVSVALLALALFDFFYQRFDFEKSIRMSKQDIKDEYKNSEGDPLIKSKIKQQQREMAMRRMMQEIPNADVVITNPTHFAVVIRYDDQKDFAPLVVAKGVDRVAFHIRDVAKEHKIPIVENKPLARALYAQMEIGEVVDESFYQAIAEVLAFVYQLKQPS
- a CDS encoding flagellar biosynthesis protein FlhF, translating into MQIKKFTGKTMSEAMAKVKQELGDEAVILNSRQVKTGWFGLFASKQVEVIAALEKAPLHTKPRTEAIAVKRPTAPEARNQKPAPDAAPVLSVPRRLPQGMEHIETLLSTESFQGTAWEEQLNELFYTTKSIEAVEQFVHDQIERAFPPVPDTLRYVMLVGPTGVGKTTTLAKLAAHYKLDEGKTVGLITTDTYRIAAIEQLKTYAEILNIPVEVAYDFDDFKRAKQLFARKDIVLIDTAGRNFRDEAYVEQFHQHHDFSETNLSLVLSLTSKLKDMEMIYSQFEQLPLGSLIFTKADETSDIHAMYKLVRDSGLPVAWLTDGQEVPDDLVEGTPERLTRKMLQKEGWPRWTKQGV